The Proteus terrae subsp. cibarius genome contains the following window.
TCCGTAATGGGGAAGCATTCCACACAGGTTGTATTCCTTTCTATAAACACTTCCAGACTGCGGTAAAATCTTGTTCGCAAGGTGGTGTTCGTGGTGGTGCCGCAACCTTGTTCTACCCATTATGGCATTTAGAAGTTGAAAGCCTGCTGGTACTGAAAAATAACCGTGGTGTTGATGATAACCGTGTTCGTCATTTAGATTACGGCGTTCAATTAAATAAATTAATGTATGAACGTTTAATCAAAGGTCAAGATATTACTTTATTTAGCCCTTCTGACGTCCCAGGTCTATACGATGCATTCTTTGCTGATCAAGATGAATTTGAACGTTTATATGTGCAATATGAGAAAGATAAGAGCATCCGCCAAAAACAAGTTAAAGCGGTTGAGTTATTCTCATTAATGATGCAAGAGCGTGCATCAACTGGCCGTATTTATATTCAGAACGTTGACCACTGTAATACACATAGCCCATTTGATCCGGCTGTTGCACCAATTCGCCAATCAAATTTATGCTTAGAAATTGCACTGCCAACTAAACCATTAAATGATATTAAAGATCCTAATGGTGAAATCGCACTGTGTACATTATCTGCATTTAACTTAGGCGCAATTGAAAATCTTGATGAGTTAGAAGAACTTGCTCGTTTAGCCGTTCGTTCTTTAGACGCGCTGTTAGATTACCAAGATTATCCAATCTTAGCGGCAAAACAAGGTGCAATGGGTCGTCGTACCTTAGGTATTGGTGTTATTAACTTTGCTTATTATTTAGCAAAACACGGTGTCCGCTACTCTGATGGTAGTGCAAATAACTTAACCCACCGTGCGTTTGAAGCAATTCAATACTATTTATTAAAAGCATCTAATGAATTAGCGAAAGAACAAGGCGCATGCCCATGGTTTAATGAAACCACTTACGCTGACGGTATTTTACCTATTGATACCTACAAAAAATCATTAGATGTACTGACAAAAGAACCTCTACATTACGATTGGGAAAGTTTACGCAAAGACATTAAAGAGCACGGTTTACGTAACTCAACACTGTCTGCACTGATGCCATCAGAAACATCTTCACAGATTTCGAATGCAACAAATGGTATCGAACCACCGCGTGGTTATATCAGTATTAAAGCCTCTAAAGACGGTATTTTACGTCAAGTGGTTCCTGAGTATGAGCGTTTGAAAGGCGCTTATGAATTACTATGGCAAAT
Protein-coding sequences here:
- the nrdA gene encoding class 1a ribonucleoside-diphosphate reductase subunit alpha; its protein translation is MNHSLLVTKRDGHKERIDLDKIHRVITWAAEGLENVSVSQVELRSQIQFYDGIKTADIHETLVKAAADLISGETPDYQYLAARLAVFNLRKKAYGQFEPPTLYDHVKKLVDLGKYDRHLLEDYTQEEFEQMNNFIVHQRDMNFSYAAVKQLEGKYFVQNRITGEIYESAQFLYVLVAACLFSRYPQATRMDYIERFYNAISTFKISLPTPIMAGVRTPTRQFSSCVLIECDDSLDSINATSSAIVKYVSQRAGIGINAGRIRALGSAIRNGEAFHTGCIPFYKHFQTAVKSCSQGGVRGGAATLFYPLWHLEVESLLVLKNNRGVDDNRVRHLDYGVQLNKLMYERLIKGQDITLFSPSDVPGLYDAFFADQDEFERLYVQYEKDKSIRQKQVKAVELFSLMMQERASTGRIYIQNVDHCNTHSPFDPAVAPIRQSNLCLEIALPTKPLNDIKDPNGEIALCTLSAFNLGAIENLDELEELARLAVRSLDALLDYQDYPILAAKQGAMGRRTLGIGVINFAYYLAKHGVRYSDGSANNLTHRAFEAIQYYLLKASNELAKEQGACPWFNETTYADGILPIDTYKKSLDVLTKEPLHYDWESLRKDIKEHGLRNSTLSALMPSETSSQISNATNGIEPPRGYISIKASKDGILRQVVPEYERLKGAYELLWQMPSIEGYLQLVGIMQKFVDQAISANTNYDPTRFPSGKVPMNQLLKDLLLAYKYGVKTLYYHNTRDGADDVQGDLEEVVETEDTDCEGGACKI